In Isosphaera pallida ATCC 43644, the sequence TAAATGAGCGGGCCAAGGCCGCCATTGCGATTGGCGAGGTGAAGAAAAAACACGGCCTGGAGGTCTGGTCGCCGGGACGGGAAGCGGAAGTCCTCAACCGGGTTCTCGCCAGCAATCGCGGACCGCTTCATGAGGAAACGCTGCGGTCGATCTTCCGCGAGTTGATGTCCGGCTCGCGCAAGCTTCAGCAGAAGACCCGCGTGGCCTGCCTGGGACCGGAATTCAGCTACTCCCACCTGGCGCTGCTCTCCAAATTCGGTGACGGGGTCGAAGCGGTCACGGTGGGCACGATCGCCGCGGTCTTCGAGGAGGTGGACAAAAGGCGGGTCGAATACGGCATTGTCCCTCTGGAAAATTCCACCGACGGCCGCATCGCCGACACCCTAGACATGTTTGTGAAGCTGCCGCGAATCCGCATCCGCTCGGAAGTTCGGTTGCGGATCCACCATTGCCTAGCGGCGCGTTGTCGGATGGACCAGGTGCGTCAGGTCTACTCCCGCCCGCAGGCACTGTCGCAATGCCGCCACTGGCTGGCCAAGAATTTGCCCCACGCTGCTTTGATCGAGAGCCTCTCCACCGCTGCGGCGGCCGAACGCGCTCGCAACGAGGAGTACGCCGCGGCAATCGCCAGCCGCCCAGCCGCCCTGGCCCACGGCCTGATCCTGCTGGCTGAGAACATCGAGGACCAAGGCCACAACGTCACCCGGTTCGCCGTCCTATCCGACCGGCCCGAGGAACCCACCGGCGACGACAAGACTACCATCATGCTCAAACTCGGCAACCGCGCTGGTTCGCTGGTGCGGGCGCTCGAACCCTTCTTGCTCCATCATGTCAATATGACCTGGATCGAGTCGTTCCCCGACCCCACCAGCTCGCAGAGCGACCGCGACCCCTCCTACCTCTTCTTCATCGACCTGGATGGCCACGCCCGCGAGGAACGCTTAGCGCGGACGTTACGCGAAGTCGAGGTCCGCTGCCAGCAGCTGGAAATCCTCGGCTCCTATCCCCGCGGTCAACATGTCGAATCCTGAGCCCCATCCACGGGCCGGACGACTCGGCCGCCTTTGAGGCGTGATCCCTTCATGTGCCGTCTTGCGGCGACTCTCCCCGGCGGCTACCCTGACGAATCCCCAAATCCTTCGACTCAGAGGCGCGCTTCGAGCTCCCCGCTGCGCATGGCGCGACCCGCCTTCGAACGCTCTGGACGTTCCGCCCCCGTCGATCCCGCTCCACTCGGAGATGTCGTCATGACCCGTCGTTTCTCAACATCCGCCGCGGCTGGCTCTTCGGGTTGGGACCGCCGCGCATTTCTGCAAAGCCTCGGTTTGGGCGGCGCAGTCGCCGCGCTTCATGGCCTGGGTCTGGAGACTGCCCGGGGTTATCAAGCCAACGATACGCTGCACATCGGCATCATGGGGGTCGGCGGCCGCGCCCGCGCGTTGATGTCCAGCCTCGTCAAGTTCCCCAACGTCAAAATCACCGCGCTTTGCGACGTGTGGGACCACTCCCTTGAAGAAGGTCGCAAGCTCGCCGATCCCAACGCCTTCGTCACCAAGTCGCACGATGATTTTCTGGCCCGCAACGACCTCGACGCCGTTCTCATCGGTTCTCCCGACCACTGGCACGTCCCGATGACCATCGCCTGTTGCAAGGCAGGCAAGGATGTTTATGTCGAAAAGCCCTTGACCCATCAACCCGAGGAAGGGGCCCAACTCATCGCCGTCCACGACCAAACCAAGCGGGTTGTCCAAGTCGGTACCCA encodes:
- the pheA gene encoding prephenate dehydratase → MTMSDDSSNAAPSSGSAPPSDPAEELARHRARIDELDHAIVELLNERAKAAIAIGEVKKKHGLEVWSPGREAEVLNRVLASNRGPLHEETLRSIFRELMSGSRKLQQKTRVACLGPEFSYSHLALLSKFGDGVEAVTVGTIAAVFEEVDKRRVEYGIVPLENSTDGRIADTLDMFVKLPRIRIRSEVRLRIHHCLAARCRMDQVRQVYSRPQALSQCRHWLAKNLPHAALIESLSTAAAAERARNEEYAAAIASRPAALAHGLILLAENIEDQGHNVTRFAVLSDRPEEPTGDDKTTIMLKLGNRAGSLVRALEPFLLHHVNMTWIESFPDPTSSQSDRDPSYLFFIDLDGHAREERLARTLREVEVRCQQLEILGSYPRGQHVES